One segment of Sulfobacillus thermosulfidooxidans DSM 9293 DNA contains the following:
- a CDS encoding TrmB family transcriptional regulator has product MSNEQIIEQLQSFGFSPIEARVYLTLATENAALTGYQIAKMANLPRPNVYPALRRLVLRGACVEQPEGSSVRYMAVPFSVVGQSHVKNLQMQVEQLAQMIPEPSEENMVTRVEGTEALLVHGRRLIERATLSLDVGSSVGLITLFADDLAKARERGVNQRYLCFDNCPVPGCGLCVAPLPITLENFRQTGWLSMIRDKQEALIVTGYPTRPQVLLTTMEPVIFSLNMLINLRESLISVSKLPR; this is encoded by the coding sequence GTGAGCAATGAGCAAATTATTGAACAACTACAATCGTTTGGTTTTTCCCCAATTGAAGCACGGGTGTATTTGACGCTCGCAACTGAAAATGCCGCACTTACCGGATATCAGATTGCAAAAATGGCTAATCTTCCCCGTCCTAATGTCTATCCAGCCCTGAGGCGGCTAGTCCTTCGAGGGGCCTGTGTCGAACAACCGGAAGGCTCTTCTGTTCGTTATATGGCGGTTCCTTTTAGCGTCGTAGGCCAGAGTCATGTCAAGAACCTGCAAATGCAAGTCGAACAATTAGCGCAGATGATTCCCGAGCCTTCCGAAGAAAATATGGTGACGCGGGTCGAGGGAACTGAAGCCTTGCTCGTTCACGGACGCCGACTCATTGAACGTGCCACATTGAGCCTCGATGTAGGCTCTTCGGTGGGATTGATTACCCTTTTTGCCGATGACTTGGCTAAAGCCCGGGAACGCGGAGTCAACCAGCGCTATTTGTGTTTTGATAATTGCCCGGTACCTGGGTGCGGATTATGTGTGGCACCGCTTCCCATCACGTTAGAAAATTTTCGCCAGACTGGATGGCTATCCATGATTCGTGATAAACAAGAAGCCTTAATTGTTACGGGCTATCCCACGCGACCTCAGGTTCTCCTCACCACCATGGAGCCTGTGATTTTTAGTCTCAATATGCTCATTAACTTGCGGGAATCTTTGATTTCCGTGTCGAAATTGCCGCGTTAA
- a CDS encoding 2OG-Fe(II) oxygenase, giving the protein MINAVLVGETMLVASQRFERVNWSSVEWDIRQKGYSIIPKWLTKAECYTLRDLWQTPDCFCPPIEMEHHHFGYGQYRYFHYPLPEFLRQLREKMYPYLRDMAHHLWDTPKSYHYPETLDEFLDICHNAGQNQAGVMMLHYPTGGYNLWHQDRHGSLLFPLQIILVLSESGHDFEGGKLLVQEEYAHKPPERHIIGGNIGDVVVLCTASRPKHGHGPKKSEFYHGVSKVTAGERYSLSCLFHDE; this is encoded by the coding sequence ATGATAAATGCTGTGCTAGTAGGTGAAACGATGTTAGTGGCATCTCAAAGATTTGAGCGTGTCAATTGGTCCAGTGTGGAGTGGGATATTCGACAAAAAGGCTATTCAATTATACCCAAATGGTTAACAAAAGCTGAATGTTACACGTTAAGAGATTTATGGCAAACACCCGATTGTTTTTGTCCCCCTATAGAAATGGAACATCATCATTTTGGTTATGGACAATACCGGTATTTTCATTATCCCTTACCCGAGTTTCTGCGGCAACTTCGCGAAAAAATGTATCCCTACTTGCGCGATATGGCCCATCATTTGTGGGATACACCCAAGAGCTATCATTACCCAGAAACGCTAGATGAATTTTTAGATATCTGTCATAATGCAGGCCAGAACCAAGCCGGGGTCATGATGCTTCATTATCCCACTGGGGGATACAACTTGTGGCATCAAGACCGTCATGGTTCCCTGCTTTTCCCTTTACAAATCATATTAGTTCTTAGTGAATCGGGGCATGATTTTGAAGGAGGAAAACTCCTCGTGCAAGAAGAATATGCCCATAAGCCGCCAGAGCGCCATATTATTGGCGGCAACATAGGGGATGTTGTTGTCCTCTGTACAGCCAGCCGTCCAAAGCATGGCCACGGTCCAAAAAAATCAGAATTCTATCACGGGGTTTCCAAAGTTACAGCGGGAGAGCGTTATTCCTTGAGTTGTCTCTTTCATGATGAATGA
- a CDS encoding G1 family glutamic endopeptidase, translating into MNTRIVKEIVAGGILVGIEAFLLYGHGHLLSRNVVPSSLSPTANTVSYAPVTKLASVQSSQNWAGYEVNSGTYQSVSASWQVPELMSARGVAAQWIGLGGVNSRGLLQTGTIEQQTANGPTADVFVEKLPDHAQNIMTVPIGSTITASIAPAGPNQWNLSITANYQGQTRTKTVTMNVSSQYAQGMETSAEWIFEDPANTQGSLYHLARTQPVTFSHVEANDQAITSANALIMTGPQGQARVEPTLMKQGAFTTEDVRGPMRQRYLVHPWQPGSGVIWQGPGASFSISGPGFSITESGYGPGFQNLGSFGSWSSPIQPFIIQVPWTPWQNINL; encoded by the coding sequence ATGAATACACGTATTGTAAAGGAAATCGTTGCCGGTGGAATATTGGTCGGAATCGAAGCGTTCTTGTTATACGGACATGGCCATCTCTTGAGTCGTAATGTTGTCCCGTCATCTCTCTCCCCGACGGCTAATACCGTGAGCTATGCGCCGGTGACCAAGTTAGCCTCGGTGCAAAGTTCTCAAAATTGGGCGGGATACGAGGTGAATTCTGGAACTTACCAAAGCGTTTCGGCTTCTTGGCAGGTTCCGGAACTGATGAGTGCTCGGGGTGTTGCGGCCCAATGGATTGGGCTTGGCGGGGTCAATAGTCGCGGTTTGTTGCAGACCGGGACAATTGAGCAACAAACCGCCAATGGCCCAACAGCCGACGTGTTTGTCGAAAAACTTCCCGACCATGCTCAAAATATTATGACAGTACCTATTGGGTCGACCATCACCGCTTCAATTGCCCCTGCTGGACCTAATCAATGGAATTTGAGTATCACGGCCAATTATCAAGGGCAAACCCGGACCAAAACGGTCACCATGAATGTTTCATCACAATATGCCCAAGGGATGGAAACCTCTGCGGAATGGATCTTCGAGGATCCAGCGAATACGCAAGGGTCACTGTATCATTTAGCCCGAACACAACCCGTAACCTTTTCACATGTCGAAGCCAATGATCAAGCCATTACGAGTGCCAATGCGCTCATTATGACGGGGCCTCAGGGCCAAGCTAGAGTTGAACCCACGTTAATGAAGCAAGGGGCGTTTACGACTGAAGATGTTCGGGGACCCATGCGTCAGCGCTATCTGGTCCATCCGTGGCAACCAGGTTCAGGGGTCATTTGGCAAGGACCAGGTGCCAGTTTTAGCATTAGTGGTCCCGGATTTTCGATAACTGAGTCGGGTTATGGGCCAGGATTTCAAAACCTGGGAAGTTTCGGATCCTGGTCATCACCGATTCAACCATTCATTATCCAAGTTCCTTGGACGCCTTGGCAAAATATCAATCTTTAA
- a CDS encoding peptidoglycan-binding protein — protein MANFQSNLPEYAFGSRTLRFEVPNIRGTDVKVFQRIYDTMLELMNPPLGPMGSRILIDGIFGPETHQAVLNVQSYFGIGQDGIIGPQTYNVLGQDAKAYGGPAFGSRLLGPGDQGGDVTVLQNRLNCLWYAEKLFDPADGLFGNRTQQAVLAFQGDNLTYRHWKLPFDGTVDASTFNILWISTFTGGRNLFEGRNGFDTAGLQVILKNLAFYRGRVDGYYGQATKEAVKAFQKVAGITVDGIAGPQTFHALGLTNRVFWYSLDERPRSLIGNLNTIVEISSTVDPINHDNNPYAITIAPYTFDDTHTVLKHGDLVVSNINNASGVMGLGTTLERIVNGQPERFFGEAKSPIAVAISNLGPPWIADYGLNPNGADGLVQVITPNGTLFSGGNIRRPLFAGPWGMQFNFGEFYGLTPAFFSTNVLTGTIDRMTHFHPPNFNGDTVVRQIGSGFAHTGTTISTVFGPQGLVWLPIGDVLYVADGADSRISALSPATTTSSDLNNGLTVYHGAPLNKPAGLALNPENGHLVAVNQGNNEAIELNPRTGRVMSRKTLDPTPVNPVTGQGSALFGIAIAVDDSGDLLVYYTDDNTNTLNLLKR, from the coding sequence ATGGCAAATTTTCAAAGCAACTTGCCGGAGTACGCGTTCGGATCGCGCACTCTCCGGTTTGAAGTCCCCAATATTCGGGGCACCGATGTCAAAGTTTTTCAACGCATTTATGACACCATGTTAGAATTGATGAATCCGCCCCTTGGTCCTATGGGGTCGCGAATCCTCATTGACGGAATCTTTGGTCCAGAAACTCACCAAGCCGTGTTAAATGTTCAAAGTTATTTTGGTATTGGCCAAGATGGCATTATCGGTCCACAAACGTATAACGTGTTGGGCCAAGATGCCAAAGCCTATGGTGGTCCGGCTTTTGGCAGTCGCCTACTGGGTCCTGGTGACCAAGGAGGTGATGTCACCGTTTTGCAAAACCGTCTAAACTGTCTGTGGTACGCGGAAAAATTATTCGACCCTGCTGATGGACTATTTGGCAATCGTACTCAACAAGCTGTATTAGCTTTTCAAGGCGATAATCTCACCTATCGTCATTGGAAATTACCGTTTGATGGAACGGTCGATGCCTCGACGTTTAATATTCTATGGATTTCCACGTTCACTGGCGGTCGCAATTTGTTTGAAGGCAGGAATGGATTTGATACAGCTGGGCTACAAGTGATCTTGAAAAATCTCGCTTTTTATCGTGGACGTGTTGATGGGTATTATGGTCAGGCTACAAAAGAGGCGGTAAAAGCCTTCCAAAAGGTTGCCGGAATTACAGTCGACGGGATTGCTGGTCCCCAAACCTTTCACGCATTAGGTCTCACCAACCGGGTTTTTTGGTATTCGCTTGATGAGCGTCCCCGCTCTCTCATCGGCAACTTGAATACCATTGTCGAAATTTCTTCCACCGTTGATCCCATTAACCACGACAATAATCCCTATGCCATTACTATCGCGCCGTACACGTTCGATGACACTCATACCGTCCTAAAACATGGGGATTTGGTAGTTTCAAACATTAATAACGCATCTGGTGTCATGGGATTAGGCACCACGTTAGAACGCATTGTCAATGGCCAACCTGAGCGATTTTTCGGGGAAGCGAAATCCCCCATTGCTGTCGCCATAAGCAATTTAGGTCCGCCATGGATTGCCGATTACGGTTTGAATCCCAATGGTGCCGACGGTTTAGTCCAAGTCATTACACCGAACGGAACCCTGTTTAGTGGAGGCAATATCCGGCGCCCTTTGTTTGCTGGGCCTTGGGGAATGCAGTTCAATTTTGGGGAGTTTTACGGTCTTACGCCCGCATTCTTTTCAACAAACGTGCTCACGGGCACCATAGACAGAATGACGCATTTTCATCCACCCAATTTTAATGGAGATACCGTAGTCCGGCAAATCGGGTCAGGATTTGCCCACACTGGCACCACCATCTCCACGGTCTTCGGTCCTCAAGGGCTCGTCTGGCTTCCCATAGGTGACGTCCTGTACGTTGCAGACGGAGCCGATAGCCGTATTAGCGCCTTGTCTCCTGCTACAACGACCTCGTCTGATCTTAACAATGGGTTAACTGTTTATCATGGCGCCCCGTTAAATAAGCCAGCGGGGCTGGCGTTAAATCCGGAAAATGGGCATCTAGTTGCAGTAAACCAGGGCAACAATGAAGCCATCGAACTTAATCCGCGGACAGGACGCGTCATGTCACGAAAAACTTTAGACCCCACACCAGTCAATCCGGTGACGGGTCAAGGCTCGGCTTTATTTGGCATCGCCATCGCTGTCGATGACAGTGGCGACTTACTCGTATATTACACCGATGATAATACCAATACGCTCAACTTACTCAAACGCTAA
- a CDS encoding DUF3050 domain-containing protein has protein sequence MVNNYINDDLQQLRATLLTHPVYSHIRHVEDLRRYMQYHVFAVWDFMSLLKRLQQELTTVTIPWVPQSNELYTRFVNEIVLGEESDEDGLGGYGSHFSLYLEAMKAVHADIRPIMTWMSHLEHQKPWELALESMNIDERVKAFVHWDLSLATAGELYEVAAAFFFGREDIIPQMFLKIVDQLGNDQELERFRYYLVRHIAVDSDSHGPLAKKLVDHLCHHDAVKIQRAGEVARIALTQRIALFDAIVDSITARP, from the coding sequence GTGGTGAATAATTACATCAACGATGACCTGCAACAACTACGCGCGACTTTACTGACACATCCTGTCTATAGTCATATTCGGCACGTGGAAGATTTACGCCGATATATGCAGTATCACGTGTTTGCCGTTTGGGATTTTATGAGTCTTTTGAAAAGGCTTCAGCAAGAATTGACAACGGTAACCATACCGTGGGTCCCACAGAGTAACGAACTATATACCCGGTTCGTCAATGAAATTGTCTTAGGGGAAGAATCTGACGAAGATGGACTGGGCGGTTATGGCAGTCATTTCAGCCTGTATCTGGAAGCGATGAAAGCTGTCCATGCGGACATCCGTCCGATTATGACATGGATGTCTCACCTAGAACATCAAAAACCCTGGGAATTGGCGTTAGAGTCGATGAACATTGATGAACGGGTAAAGGCATTTGTACACTGGGATTTATCTCTGGCAACCGCAGGAGAACTCTACGAGGTGGCGGCAGCTTTCTTTTTTGGCCGCGAAGATATCATTCCCCAAATGTTTCTAAAAATCGTGGACCAATTAGGCAATGACCAGGAACTGGAACGTTTTCGCTATTATCTTGTCAGGCATATCGCTGTGGACAGCGATAGTCATGGACCCTTGGCGAAAAAACTGGTCGATCATTTGTGCCATCACGATGCCGTAAAAATTCAACGGGCCGGGGAGGTTGCACGGATTGCATTAACACAGCGTATTGCCCTATTTGATGCGATCGTTGACAGCATTACCGCTCGTCCATAG
- a CDS encoding alpha/beta hydrolase-fold protein, whose translation MRSDRYEAHFVTLDSVSLKDNLLGDPTQRTTVVLSPQDIPPDEPLPMIWVLTGYTGRGIAYLNHNPWQENFLDRLTRLTHQGMRPIRAVLPDCFTKLGGSQYLDSPVTGPYATYLWDELRPQIESSFAVSARAVVGKSSGGFGALVSVIMRPELFQALASHSGDMLFEWSYLPDFPKAYQVIESQGGIRQFIDAFLRRDDKPSSWISAMNIICLAAVYSPNLNKQDFPADFPLRFDTLEMDRDVWQKWMRWDPLQLVDQVRVQNILSALQLLYFDAGRFDEFQLQYGATRLHQKLLTYQIPHQYELYDGNHFRTNHRFDHSLPLLANALWTRRT comes from the coding sequence ATGAGAAGTGATAGATATGAGGCACATTTTGTTACGTTAGATAGTGTCTCTTTAAAGGATAATTTGTTAGGAGATCCCACGCAACGAACAACGGTCGTTCTGTCACCCCAGGATATTCCCCCTGATGAGCCACTCCCCATGATATGGGTGTTGACCGGATACACGGGCCGGGGAATCGCGTACTTAAACCACAATCCCTGGCAAGAAAATTTTTTGGATCGTCTAACCCGCTTGACTCATCAAGGAATGCGTCCGATCCGCGCGGTCCTACCGGATTGCTTTACAAAACTTGGGGGAAGTCAGTATTTAGATTCTCCTGTGACGGGTCCTTACGCGACCTATTTATGGGATGAACTGCGTCCCCAAATTGAATCCAGCTTTGCCGTTTCTGCCCGCGCTGTGGTCGGAAAATCGTCGGGAGGATTTGGGGCTCTGGTTTCTGTCATTATGCGTCCTGAGCTATTTCAAGCTCTGGCATCGCATTCTGGGGATATGCTCTTTGAATGGTCGTATCTACCCGATTTTCCTAAGGCCTATCAAGTGATAGAAAGTCAAGGCGGAATCAGGCAATTTATCGACGCTTTTTTGAGGCGCGACGATAAACCTTCTTCCTGGATTAGCGCGATGAATATCATTTGTTTAGCAGCGGTGTATAGTCCCAATTTGAACAAGCAAGATTTTCCCGCCGATTTTCCGTTGCGATTTGACACATTGGAAATGGACAGGGACGTGTGGCAGAAGTGGATGCGGTGGGATCCCCTTCAACTCGTGGACCAAGTTAGGGTTCAGAACATTTTATCCGCACTCCAGCTTTTATACTTTGATGCGGGACGCTTTGATGAATTTCAATTGCAATATGGTGCGACGCGACTGCATCAAAAGTTACTAACCTATCAAATTCCCCATCAGTATGAACTTTATGATGGGAATCATTTTCGCACAAATCATCGTTTTGACCATTCCTTGCCCCTTCTTGCCAACGCGTTGTGGACACGACGTACATGA
- a CDS encoding tetratricopeptide repeat protein yields the protein MATKFSDKAEPHYLRAVHYEDLGRIEDAIREYRMANRIKKDLIPARKRLGDLLMRLGRIEEAIQQYQKATEITSQKRKWKRILVPDEDKYSLPQVLQSLAKAYEKLGQHDQVVITWQRITQSPPIHPGDDGIIAWAHQQLEREGIYEDHEK from the coding sequence GTGGCGACAAAATTCTCTGATAAAGCGGAACCGCACTATCTACGCGCCGTTCATTATGAAGATTTAGGCCGGATCGAAGATGCTATTCGCGAATATCGAATGGCGAATCGCATAAAAAAAGACTTAATACCAGCCCGTAAACGCTTGGGCGATTTATTGATGCGACTGGGCCGGATTGAAGAGGCTATTCAGCAGTATCAAAAGGCAACCGAGATTACCTCCCAAAAACGGAAATGGAAACGCATTCTGGTTCCGGATGAGGATAAGTATTCATTGCCTCAAGTCCTGCAATCGTTAGCCAAAGCCTACGAAAAATTAGGGCAGCATGATCAAGTGGTTATCACGTGGCAACGCATTACGCAAAGTCCGCCCATTCACCCGGGCGACGACGGCATTATTGCGTGGGCACATCAACAGTTAGAGCGAGAAGGAATTTATGAGGATCATGAGAAGTGA
- a CDS encoding ABC transporter permease: MHLALAPGKLILLLVLIAMGMIISRVRRYGLERDLLEGTIRTFGQLFLVGLVLNVIFQANHWYWTFLMLLLMILIASQNASRRGRGIPRIFWWTTLAIASGTILTLALLLVLTIIQSTPRYVIPVGGMIIGNSMIASGLVLSRFLEDLKIKRDWVETYLSLGATPETAIQQVLSPSIKSGMIPTLDSMKTVGLVTLPGMMTGAILAGDNPISAVELQIMVMLVLATAVMITSTLLGFILSRVAFTPSQQLINTHPGA; the protein is encoded by the coding sequence ATGCATTTAGCTTTGGCACCGGGTAAACTCATTTTGTTGCTGGTTCTCATTGCCATGGGTATGATAATTTCTCGCGTGCGGCGATATGGTTTGGAACGGGACCTTCTGGAAGGAACTATACGCACCTTTGGGCAACTGTTTCTCGTCGGACTTGTGCTTAATGTCATCTTTCAAGCTAACCATTGGTACTGGACCTTCCTGATGTTATTGCTCATGATATTGATTGCCAGTCAAAATGCCAGTCGACGAGGTCGAGGAATTCCTAGAATTTTTTGGTGGACGACTTTAGCGATCGCCTCCGGGACGATTTTAACTTTAGCCCTGTTATTAGTCCTGACCATTATTCAATCGACTCCTCGCTATGTTATTCCTGTGGGGGGAATGATTATTGGCAACTCCATGATTGCCAGTGGGTTGGTTTTGAGCCGATTTCTTGAAGACCTTAAAATTAAGCGGGACTGGGTCGAGACGTATTTAAGCCTCGGGGCCACGCCCGAAACGGCTATTCAACAGGTCCTGTCTCCTTCCATAAAAAGCGGAATGATTCCGACCCTCGATTCAATGAAAACGGTAGGACTGGTCACATTACCGGGAATGATGACAGGAGCTATTTTGGCTGGAGATAATCCCATTTCCGCTGTAGAATTACAGATTATGGTGATGCTAGTGCTCGCTACGGCGGTCATGATTACCAGTACATTGTTAGGGTTCATTTTGTCCCGTGTGGCGTTCACGCCATCCCAACAATTGATTAACACGCATCCAGGAGCCTAA
- a CDS encoding ABC transporter ATP-binding protein — translation MSIITCEHLVFRPFNAPSDILRDISFQLERSQLMMIVGPSGSGKSTLLRLLNRLDDPNQGQRWFMDKPYEQWPIPLLRKRVGLALQGAVMLEGSVLDNILAGPRIWKETVNPEEYLDMVSLPKSYLQRSARELSGGERHRVALARVLANRPDVILLDEPTAALDPRSRIEIGDLIQNLFRQWQDRLAVIWVSHFLDEVERYADDILYLESGTVALHGQWHEIGQDITERFFGNSQQGVLS, via the coding sequence ATGAGTATTATTACGTGCGAACATTTAGTATTTCGGCCTTTCAATGCGCCGAGCGATATTCTTCGTGATATTTCTTTTCAACTCGAGCGTTCCCAACTGATGATGATTGTTGGTCCATCGGGATCAGGGAAAAGTACGTTGCTGAGACTCTTAAACCGTTTAGACGATCCTAACCAGGGACAAAGATGGTTTATGGATAAACCCTATGAACAATGGCCAATTCCGCTCTTACGTAAGCGCGTGGGTCTGGCCTTGCAAGGTGCCGTGATGCTAGAAGGGAGCGTATTGGACAATATTCTGGCTGGGCCCCGGATTTGGAAAGAAACAGTAAATCCCGAAGAATATCTGGATATGGTGTCTCTCCCCAAGAGTTATTTACAGCGTTCCGCCCGTGAACTAAGCGGAGGCGAGCGTCACCGGGTTGCCCTAGCCCGGGTTTTAGCTAACCGTCCCGATGTTATTTTACTGGATGAACCCACTGCGGCATTAGATCCGCGCAGTCGCATTGAAATTGGGGATTTGATTCAAAATTTGTTTCGACAATGGCAGGATCGATTAGCAGTTATTTGGGTGAGCCATTTTTTGGATGAAGTCGAGCGATATGCGGACGACATTTTATATTTAGAATCCGGAACAGTTGCTCTACATGGACAATGGCATGAAATTGGTCAGGACATTACTGAGCGGTTTTTTGGGAACTCTCAACAAGGAGTGTTGTCTTAA
- a CDS encoding DUF2250 domain-containing protein, whose protein sequence is MADVDEKELDLWKNFFNQHPIAYQLMVHTKLYGPDTPMIVHKRLLGQRSGLSIEEIRDNYRLLLEFGLMEKTSGKELDRNHLTSSIKKTLKRRQKYHTPRKTHTYYQLSRKGELVIRNLLQRNTLDSMDER, encoded by the coding sequence ATGGCGGACGTTGATGAAAAAGAACTAGACTTATGGAAAAACTTTTTTAACCAGCATCCTATTGCTTATCAGTTAATGGTCCACACCAAATTATACGGACCTGATACTCCCATGATTGTTCACAAACGATTATTGGGACAACGAAGCGGTTTAAGCATTGAAGAAATTCGCGATAACTACCGACTATTATTAGAATTCGGCCTGATGGAAAAAACATCGGGCAAAGAATTAGACCGTAATCATTTGACTTCTTCTATAAAGAAAACGTTAAAGCGGCGCCAAAAATATCATACGCCCCGAAAAACGCATACCTATTATCAATTATCCCGTAAGGGAGAACTTGTCATCCGCAATCTTCTTCAACGCAATACGCTTGATTCTATGGACGAGCGGTAA
- a CDS encoding LON peptidase substrate-binding domain-containing protein: MPASRETISMPILPIKGILFPGAKTRLRIQDPAHKLMVNYCIQQDTALCVCKERVSDDSRSNAQEIEPSNIGTSARILQAQDVEDGSMDLELTGISRISLLSYRHGNKYMVGQFKYLPDLDDSVPTLLIDEAIALSSEIWSFVTTERTRPQLPTEPEALSYWIAAHVPLTVEAQQELLELRTTRTRLAKEVSILRSLMDHMRTEQTS, from the coding sequence ATGCCTGCAAGCCGAGAAACAATCAGCATGCCGATTTTACCAATCAAAGGTATTCTCTTTCCGGGAGCCAAAACCCGGCTACGGATCCAGGATCCCGCGCACAAACTGATGGTGAACTACTGCATTCAACAAGACACCGCGCTATGTGTTTGTAAAGAACGAGTGAGTGATGATAGTCGGTCCAACGCACAAGAAATCGAACCATCGAACATCGGCACATCTGCGCGCATTTTGCAGGCCCAAGACGTCGAAGATGGTTCCATGGATCTCGAACTGACAGGTATTAGCCGCATTAGCCTCTTATCATACCGGCATGGCAATAAATATATGGTCGGTCAATTTAAATATCTTCCTGATTTAGACGATTCTGTGCCCACGTTGTTAATTGACGAAGCCATTGCATTAAGTTCGGAAATTTGGAGTTTTGTCACAACCGAAAGAACGCGTCCGCAATTGCCGACTGAACCTGAAGCGCTATCCTATTGGATCGCCGCCCATGTGCCGCTCACGGTCGAAGCGCAACAAGAATTGTTAGAATTGCGTACAACCCGGACGCGATTGGCGAAAGAGGTTTCGATTTTAAGGTCGCTCATGGATCATATGCGAACCGAACAAACCAGTTGA
- a CDS encoding acyl-CoA dehydrogenase family protein, whose translation MANLTHVGLTDEQQLFRETVRRLAEDKVKPRAQEIDESGEFPWDIVELFREYGLLGVAMPEEYGGGGADLLTFCIAVEEIARVCATSALIIAAQHLGAMPILIAGNTDQKRRYLPAIARGERLSAFALTEPEAGSDAGGTKTRAIREGDHYRLTGSKVFITNGGLAKTMVVFASTDPSQGTRGISAFIVELDQPGVMVGRIEKKMGIKGSQTAQLLFDNVLVDASNRLGDEGEGFKIAMRTLDRTRPGIAAQALGIAQGALDVALDYLYQRQQFGTSLSQFEGLQFMVADMQTQIEASRQLLYRAAEIIETAGFESHASKEVTRYSAMAKLMCSDTAMRVTTDAVQLLGGYGYIRDYPVERMMRDAKITQIYEGTNQIQRLVIFRNMEHGGF comes from the coding sequence GTGGCAAATCTTACTCATGTTGGATTAACTGACGAACAGCAACTATTTCGGGAAACCGTCAGACGGCTGGCTGAAGATAAAGTCAAACCGCGTGCTCAAGAGATCGACGAATCGGGCGAATTTCCATGGGACATCGTCGAGTTATTTCGAGAATATGGATTACTCGGCGTGGCTATGCCGGAAGAATATGGTGGGGGTGGGGCCGATTTATTGACATTTTGCATAGCCGTGGAAGAAATCGCCCGCGTCTGTGCAACATCCGCTCTCATCATTGCTGCACAACATCTGGGGGCAATGCCGATTCTTATTGCAGGCAACACAGACCAAAAGCGCCGATATCTTCCGGCCATAGCGCGGGGCGAACGACTTTCTGCGTTTGCGTTAACAGAACCAGAAGCCGGGTCAGATGCGGGAGGAACCAAAACACGGGCCATTCGTGAGGGCGATCATTATCGTCTAACGGGTAGTAAAGTCTTTATCACCAATGGCGGACTGGCTAAGACGATGGTCGTTTTCGCTTCCACAGACCCGTCCCAAGGGACACGCGGGATTTCAGCATTTATCGTGGAACTTGATCAGCCAGGTGTCATGGTTGGGCGCATTGAAAAGAAAATGGGAATTAAGGGATCTCAAACCGCACAATTGTTATTTGATAACGTCTTGGTCGATGCCAGCAATCGTTTGGGAGACGAAGGCGAAGGTTTTAAAATAGCCATGCGCACGTTGGACCGCACACGGCCAGGCATCGCGGCGCAGGCGCTAGGGATCGCCCAAGGGGCTCTTGATGTCGCCTTAGATTACCTATATCAACGTCAGCAATTTGGTACAAGCTTGAGCCAATTTGAAGGCTTGCAATTTATGGTGGCGGATATGCAAACCCAAATTGAAGCCAGCCGACAATTGTTGTATCGCGCAGCGGAAATCATTGAAACGGCGGGATTTGAGAGTCACGCTAGCAAAGAGGTTACGCGGTATTCAGCCATGGCCAAATTGATGTGTTCGGACACGGCCATGCGGGTGACGACGGATGCTGTGCAATTATTAGGTGGTTATGGGTATATTCGGGATTATCCGGTAGAACGCATGATGCGCGATGCAAAAATCACACAAATATATGAAGGCACCAATCAAATTCAGCGGCTTGTTATCTTTCGCAATATGGAGCATGGGGGCTTTTAA